A single Perognathus longimembris pacificus isolate PPM17 chromosome 17, ASM2315922v1, whole genome shotgun sequence DNA region contains:
- the Tmem97 gene encoding sigma intracellular receptor 2 yields MGVVVPRRCLEWLLGLYFLSHIPITLFMDLQVLLPPELYPAELRNLMNWYCKEFKDPLIQEPPVWFKSFVFCELLFQLPFFPIATYAFFKGSCRWIRTPAIIYSVHTMTTLIPILSSFLLEEFSKASGFKGLRPETSRERLTLLCIYAPYLIIPLILLLFMLRNPYYKYEEKRKKK; encoded by the exons ATGGGGGTCGTCGTCCCCAGACGCTGCCTGGAGTGGCTGCTCGGCCTCTACTTCCTCTCCCACATCCCCATCACCCTGTTCATGGACCTGCAGGTGCTGCTGCCGCCCGAGCTCTACCCGGCCGAG cttaGAAACTTGATGAACTGGTATTGTAAAGAGTTCAAAGATCCCCTGATACAGGAGCCCCCGGTGTGGTTCAAGTCCTTCGTGTTTTGTGAGCTTCTGTTTCAGCTGCCTTTCTTCCCCATCGCAACGTATGCCTTTTTCAAAG GAAGCTGCAGGTGGATCCGCACCCCTGCAATCATCTACTCAGTTCACACCATGACAACTTTAATTCCAATTCTCTCCTCATTTCTACTCGAGGAGTTCTCCAAAGCCAGTGGCTTCAAAGGCCTGAGACCTGAGACCTCCCGTGAGCGACTAACCCTTCTATGCATCTATGCCCCCTATTTAATCATCCCTCTCATACTGCTGCTTTTCATGTTGCGGAATCCCTACTACAAAtatgaggagaaaagaaagaaaaagtga